A region of Toxorhynchites rutilus septentrionalis strain SRP chromosome 1, ASM2978413v1, whole genome shotgun sequence DNA encodes the following proteins:
- the LOC129762548 gene encoding nuclear receptor binding SET domain protein isoform X2, whose protein sequence is MGRKVKVRNKNSSKISKISLKDSSETDEMGSGDAEQMLSSSLSSPSSGSSRNTRTRSMKGEKLQPSPNRGSILNRSSASEATKIPPSRVSLRSPAFSRSARGKDMGMTAGAESTVQTPTNKAIVQSSTPRTYSRIKSTKPTTSGKKAATNSTANVVSGPPQSPKLVEDRLKSPDRSKYLMKQLESTLSPKLIEPTKSVNLPVSRYGRIQKQKEDNDYIPLDVAKFITKSPPRPRPIKIEVGNISSELPPLSDTTDVEAKPSELDFSIQLEILESIVADVVTPIADPNEEILGIDQIKIVDLDVSFGESSVGGAEQAAISDDKEPVKLLERSSDADSAKGSSIDLDTSSGYRVGQLFWGALGAKTLHWPCLVCPDPVDGLLSKVKPQTKKRIIHITFFADNGRRSWVQEGLTIPFEGLQSYKALVEKEYRYLRSKLASNVQRHPAKWMEAVREAEDVLGFPIESREQRFKQLLELQRSEQKAGHRKRAKSLSTGYHSSNFEDSFGSRGKRARSPTPESPAYEALPSVAKSSESLSKRFKSEPDDSDLFRNTISRYFQSMTDGSDVLETASGTSSECEDISELAGFDREVYNDLLNLSRMYVFGDQTETEADQKLQKYVQKICALRVQPVAGGRNGSSARISNRLRSQALRNSFLKFEMELGIKQPKVESIAASLPVTPKVKKERKSLEELFIFSLEKNYLLKGVPKGFVCTICCKPNDVVKCTKCQNHFHPACNAAPSQLEPTDGADTPPDSKAFMCSGCTQKIPARCFVCHDQENALKDERKHRCTVNGCGKYYHIPCLRLFPQHKLTSTPNSSTLFCPYHSCHTCVSDDPRTNATTTKGQLIRCLKCPSSYHPDGKCVPAGSQLITTAILICPKHSLEQCSLNVNWCFLCCKGGSLICCETCPTAFHLDCLKFIPPEGKYICEECESGRMPLYNEIVWAKYSNFRFWPALTVPPPEIPDFALRRQHEPSDICIIFFGSHDYGWINRRRIYLYQEGDSDSVSERKKGGILDKYNEALREAKVVSQMLQAKKAGEHAELGDSSFRPPMYVKIKSNKYVPPLRPQAFGKGDEDTMCECKPTDDEPCGLYSNCINRALLIECNPKVCPAGPNCQNQCFEKKQYPSLIAKRIPQKGWGLVTLEDIRQGQFVIEYVGEVINNAELARRLQQKQDQKDENYYFLTVDSELTIDAGPKGNLARFINHSCEPNCETMLWRVGGAQAVGLFAIKDVKAGEELTFNYNFESKGNKKKICHCGATKCSGFIGKKYRPPVEDELSAVGPKGRKGAKNVTKSIKRRRHSLHPSALFGKKRKIDSSPQLSIDVVKKEEISSQRRNSSGDVTMQPVVATESPIVKQECLEETVELKTEPPQEEAPATASSS, encoded by the exons ATGGGTCGGAAAGTAAAGGTTCGAAA TAAAAACAGCTCCAAGATCTCGAAGATTAGTTTGAAGGATTCATCCGAGACTGATGAGATGGGCAGTGGAGACGCTGAACAGATGCTATCATCGAGTTTAAGTTCCCCAAGCAGCGGAAGCAGTCGAAATACTAGAACTAGGTCAATGAAGGGAGAAAAATTGCAGCCGTCGCCAAATCGGGGCAGCATTCTCAATAGAAGCAGTGCGAGTGAAG CAACTAAGATCCCTCCGAGCAGAGTGTCACTTAGATCTCCTGCCTTCTCTCGATCAGCTCGAGGAAAGGATATGGGAATGACAGCTGGAGCAGAATCCACGGTACAAACTCCCACAAATAAAGCTATCGTGCAATCAAGTACCCCAAGAACGTACAGTCGTATAAAATCTACTAAACCAACAACTAGTGGAAAGAAGGCAGCGACGAATAGTACAGCGAACGTCGTATCGGGACCACCGCAATCACCAAAATTGGTTGAAGATCGTTTGAAGTCTCCGGATCGGTCGAAATATTTAATGAAGCAGCTTGAGAGCACACTGAGTCCCAAACTCATCGAGCCTACTAAGAGTGTTAATCTTCCGGTTAGTCGCTACGGGCGAATTCAGAAACAGAAAGAGGATAACGACTACATACCGTTGGATGTGGCAAAATTCATCACAAAGTCTCCCCCGAGACCCAGGCCGATCAAGATTGAGGTGGGGAATATTTCGAGTGAGCTGCCACCGTTATCGGATACCACAGATGTTGAGGCAAAACCAAGTGAGTTGGATTTTTCCATTCAGCTGGAAATCCTGGAATCTATCGTTGCCGATGTGGTGACTCCGATTGCGGATCCTAATGAGGAAATTCTGGGTATTGATCAAATCAAAATTGTCGATTTGGATGTGAGCTTTGGCGAGAGTAGTGTAGGAGGAGCTGAGCAAGCGGCGATAAGCGACGACAAGGAACCGGTTAAACTGCTAGAGAGGTCATCGGACGCTGACAGTGCGAAGGGATCGTCGATTGATTTGGATACGTCGAGCGGTTATCGTGTAGGGCAGCTGTTCTGGGGTGCGTTGGGTGCGAAAACGCTTCATTGGCCCTGTTTGGTGTGTCCCGATCCCGTAGATGGGCTTTTGTCGAAGGTCAAACCACAAACCAAAAAACGTATCATTCACATCACGTTTTTCGCGGACAATGGTCGGCGAAGTTGGGTGCAGGAGGGATTGACGATCCCTTTCGAAGGTTTGCAATCGTATAAAGCATTGGTGGAGAAAGAGTACAGATATCTGCGATCGAAGCTTGCGTCGAACGTGCAGCGACATCCTGCAAAATGGATGGAAGCCGTCCGCGAAGCAGAAGATGTTCTTGGATTCCCTATTGAATCACGCGAGCAGCGATTCAAGCAACTGTTGGAACTGCAGCGATCGGAGCAAAAAGCCGGACACAGAAAGCGTGCCAAAAGTTTATCCACAGGCTACCATAGTAGCAATTTTGAGGACTCTTTTGGCTCGAGGGGGAAACGCGCTCGCTCGCCCACTCCCGAGAGTCCCGCCTATGAAGCACTGCCAAGTGTGGCGAAAAGTTCGGAATCGTTATCGAAACGCTTTAAATCGGAACCCGACGATTCGGATCTCTTCCGCAATACGATTTCTCGCTACTTCCAATCGATGACGGATGGCAGTGATGTACTGGAGACGGCAAGCGGTACGAGCAGCGAGTGTGAGGATATTTCCGAACTGGCAGGGTTCGATCGGGAGGTGTACAACGATTTGCTTAATCTGAGCCGAATGTATGTTTTCGGGGACCAAACCGAGACGGAGGCGGATCAGAAGCTGCAGAAGTACGTGCAGAAGATATGCGCACTGCGTGTTCAGCCGGTGGCCGGCGGAAGGAATGGTTCCAGTGCGCGAATCTCGAATCGACTGCGCTCCCAAGCGCTGCGAAACTCTTTCCTCAAGTTTGAAATGGAACTGGGGATTAAACAGCCGAAAGTGGAGTCCATTGCGGCTTCCCTTCCGGTCACTCCCAAGGTGAAGAAAGAAAGGAAATCGTTGGAGGAGTTATTTATATTTAGCTTGGAGAAAAATTATCTGCTTAAGGGTGTTCCCAAGGGATTCGTTTGTACGATTTGCTGCAAGCCGAACGATGTGGTGAAGTGTACAAAGTGTCAAAACCATTTCCATCCAG CCTGTAACGCTGCACCATCGCAGCTAGAACCAACCGATGGAGCCGATACACCTCCCGATAGCAAAGCCTTCATGTGTTCAGGCTGCACCCAGAAGATACCCGCTAGATGCTTCGTTTGTCACGACCAAGAGAACGCACTCAAGGATGAGCGCAAGCATCGCTGCACGGTGAACGGGTGTGGGAAATACTACCATATTCCCTGCCTGCGGTTGTTCCCACAGCACAAACTTACCAGTACTCCAAATTCCAGTACCCTGTTCTGTCCGTACCACTCGTGTCATACCTGTGTTTCGGACGATCCCCGGACGAACGCAACCACGACCAAGGGCCAGCTGATACGTTGCCTGAAGTGCCCCTCGTCGTATCACCCCGACGGGAAGTGCGTACCGGCGGGTTCGCAGCTAATAACGACCGCCATTCTCATCTGTCCGAAGCATTCGCTCGAGCAGTGCTCGCTGAACGTTAACTGGTGCTTCCTGTGCTGCAAGGGCGGAAGCCTTATTTGCTGTGAAACGTGTCCCACGGCGTTCCACTTGGACTGCCTGAAATTCATTCCGCCCGAGGGAAAATATATCTGCGAGGAGTGTGAATCCGGTCGGATGCCCCTGTACAATGAAATTGTCTGGGCAAAATATTCGAACTTCCGGTTCTGGCCGGCGCTAACCGTTCCCCCACCGGAGATCCCAGATTTTGCCCTGCGAAGACAGCACGAACCGTCGGACATTTGTATCATATTCTTCGGTTCGCATGATTACGGCTGGATCAATCGAAGGAGGATCTATCTGTATCAGGAGGGTGATTCGGATAGCGTGTCGGAGCGAAAGAAGGGTGGTATACTGGACAAGTATAACGAGGCTCTACGTGAGGCGAAGGTTGTGAGTCAGATGCTGCAGGCGAAGAAGGCGGGCGAACATGCGGAGCTGGGTGACAGTTCGTTCCGGCCGCCGATGTATGTGAAAATTAAGAGCAACAAATATGTGCCCCCACTTAGACCGCAAGCTTTTGGTAAAGGAGATGAG GACACAATGTGCGAATGCAAACCAACGGACGACGAACCTTGCGGACTGTACTCCAACTGTATCAACCGGGCGCTGCTAATTGAGTGCAATCCGAAGGTTTGCCCGGCGGGACCAAACTGCCAGAATCAGTGCTTTGAGAAAAAACAGTATCCCTCGCTGATTGCAAAACGAATACCCCAGAAAGGCTGGGGCCTCGTTACCCTGGAAGACATCCGTCAGGGTCAGTTTGTGATCGAGTACGTGGGCGAAGTGATAAACAACGCTGAGCTGGCGAGACGATTGCAGCAAAAGCAGGACCAAAAGGATGAAAACTATTACTTCCTGACGGTTGATTCCGAGCTAACGATCGATGCGGGTCCGAAAGGAAACCTTGCCCGATTTATCAACCACTCGTGCGAACCAAATTGCGAAACAATGTTGTGGAGAGTTGGAGGAGCTCAAGCGGTTGGTCTTTTCGCTATTAAAGACGTCAAGGCG GGCGAAGAGCTTACATTCAACTACAACTTCGAAAGCAAGGGAAACAAGAAGAAAATCTGCCATTGCGGTGCGACCAAGTGTTCCGGTTTCATCGGGAAGAAGTATCGTCCCCCGGTAGAGGACGAATTAAGCGCTGTCGGGCCAAAAGGTCGAAAAGGAGCGAAGAATGTCACGAAATCTATCAAACGTCGAAGACACAGCCTCCACCCTTCGGCACTGTTTGGTAAGAAGCGAAAAATCGACAGTTCACCGCAACTGTCGATTGATGTCGTGAAGAAGGAAGAGATTTCGTCCCAAAGACGCAACAGCAGTGGGGATGTAACTATGCAGCCTGTTGTCGCCACTGAATCCCCTATTGTCAAGCAGGAATGCTTGGAGGAGACAGTTGAATTGAAGACGGAACCGCCACAGGAAGAAGCACCTGCTACAGCATCTAGTTCGTAA
- the LOC129762548 gene encoding nuclear receptor binding SET domain protein isoform X1, which translates to MGRKVKVRNKNSSKISKISLKDSSETDEMGSGDAEQMLSSSLSSPSSGSSRNTRTRSMKGEKLQPSPNRGSILNRSSASEGTSATKIPPSRVSLRSPAFSRSARGKDMGMTAGAESTVQTPTNKAIVQSSTPRTYSRIKSTKPTTSGKKAATNSTANVVSGPPQSPKLVEDRLKSPDRSKYLMKQLESTLSPKLIEPTKSVNLPVSRYGRIQKQKEDNDYIPLDVAKFITKSPPRPRPIKIEVGNISSELPPLSDTTDVEAKPSELDFSIQLEILESIVADVVTPIADPNEEILGIDQIKIVDLDVSFGESSVGGAEQAAISDDKEPVKLLERSSDADSAKGSSIDLDTSSGYRVGQLFWGALGAKTLHWPCLVCPDPVDGLLSKVKPQTKKRIIHITFFADNGRRSWVQEGLTIPFEGLQSYKALVEKEYRYLRSKLASNVQRHPAKWMEAVREAEDVLGFPIESREQRFKQLLELQRSEQKAGHRKRAKSLSTGYHSSNFEDSFGSRGKRARSPTPESPAYEALPSVAKSSESLSKRFKSEPDDSDLFRNTISRYFQSMTDGSDVLETASGTSSECEDISELAGFDREVYNDLLNLSRMYVFGDQTETEADQKLQKYVQKICALRVQPVAGGRNGSSARISNRLRSQALRNSFLKFEMELGIKQPKVESIAASLPVTPKVKKERKSLEELFIFSLEKNYLLKGVPKGFVCTICCKPNDVVKCTKCQNHFHPACNAAPSQLEPTDGADTPPDSKAFMCSGCTQKIPARCFVCHDQENALKDERKHRCTVNGCGKYYHIPCLRLFPQHKLTSTPNSSTLFCPYHSCHTCVSDDPRTNATTTKGQLIRCLKCPSSYHPDGKCVPAGSQLITTAILICPKHSLEQCSLNVNWCFLCCKGGSLICCETCPTAFHLDCLKFIPPEGKYICEECESGRMPLYNEIVWAKYSNFRFWPALTVPPPEIPDFALRRQHEPSDICIIFFGSHDYGWINRRRIYLYQEGDSDSVSERKKGGILDKYNEALREAKVVSQMLQAKKAGEHAELGDSSFRPPMYVKIKSNKYVPPLRPQAFGKGDEDTMCECKPTDDEPCGLYSNCINRALLIECNPKVCPAGPNCQNQCFEKKQYPSLIAKRIPQKGWGLVTLEDIRQGQFVIEYVGEVINNAELARRLQQKQDQKDENYYFLTVDSELTIDAGPKGNLARFINHSCEPNCETMLWRVGGAQAVGLFAIKDVKAGEELTFNYNFESKGNKKKICHCGATKCSGFIGKKYRPPVEDELSAVGPKGRKGAKNVTKSIKRRRHSLHPSALFGKKRKIDSSPQLSIDVVKKEEISSQRRNSSGDVTMQPVVATESPIVKQECLEETVELKTEPPQEEAPATASSS; encoded by the exons ATGGGTCGGAAAGTAAAGGTTCGAAA TAAAAACAGCTCCAAGATCTCGAAGATTAGTTTGAAGGATTCATCCGAGACTGATGAGATGGGCAGTGGAGACGCTGAACAGATGCTATCATCGAGTTTAAGTTCCCCAAGCAGCGGAAGCAGTCGAAATACTAGAACTAGGTCAATGAAGGGAGAAAAATTGCAGCCGTCGCCAAATCGGGGCAGCATTCTCAATAGAAGCAGTGCGAGTGAAGGTACTTCAG CAACTAAGATCCCTCCGAGCAGAGTGTCACTTAGATCTCCTGCCTTCTCTCGATCAGCTCGAGGAAAGGATATGGGAATGACAGCTGGAGCAGAATCCACGGTACAAACTCCCACAAATAAAGCTATCGTGCAATCAAGTACCCCAAGAACGTACAGTCGTATAAAATCTACTAAACCAACAACTAGTGGAAAGAAGGCAGCGACGAATAGTACAGCGAACGTCGTATCGGGACCACCGCAATCACCAAAATTGGTTGAAGATCGTTTGAAGTCTCCGGATCGGTCGAAATATTTAATGAAGCAGCTTGAGAGCACACTGAGTCCCAAACTCATCGAGCCTACTAAGAGTGTTAATCTTCCGGTTAGTCGCTACGGGCGAATTCAGAAACAGAAAGAGGATAACGACTACATACCGTTGGATGTGGCAAAATTCATCACAAAGTCTCCCCCGAGACCCAGGCCGATCAAGATTGAGGTGGGGAATATTTCGAGTGAGCTGCCACCGTTATCGGATACCACAGATGTTGAGGCAAAACCAAGTGAGTTGGATTTTTCCATTCAGCTGGAAATCCTGGAATCTATCGTTGCCGATGTGGTGACTCCGATTGCGGATCCTAATGAGGAAATTCTGGGTATTGATCAAATCAAAATTGTCGATTTGGATGTGAGCTTTGGCGAGAGTAGTGTAGGAGGAGCTGAGCAAGCGGCGATAAGCGACGACAAGGAACCGGTTAAACTGCTAGAGAGGTCATCGGACGCTGACAGTGCGAAGGGATCGTCGATTGATTTGGATACGTCGAGCGGTTATCGTGTAGGGCAGCTGTTCTGGGGTGCGTTGGGTGCGAAAACGCTTCATTGGCCCTGTTTGGTGTGTCCCGATCCCGTAGATGGGCTTTTGTCGAAGGTCAAACCACAAACCAAAAAACGTATCATTCACATCACGTTTTTCGCGGACAATGGTCGGCGAAGTTGGGTGCAGGAGGGATTGACGATCCCTTTCGAAGGTTTGCAATCGTATAAAGCATTGGTGGAGAAAGAGTACAGATATCTGCGATCGAAGCTTGCGTCGAACGTGCAGCGACATCCTGCAAAATGGATGGAAGCCGTCCGCGAAGCAGAAGATGTTCTTGGATTCCCTATTGAATCACGCGAGCAGCGATTCAAGCAACTGTTGGAACTGCAGCGATCGGAGCAAAAAGCCGGACACAGAAAGCGTGCCAAAAGTTTATCCACAGGCTACCATAGTAGCAATTTTGAGGACTCTTTTGGCTCGAGGGGGAAACGCGCTCGCTCGCCCACTCCCGAGAGTCCCGCCTATGAAGCACTGCCAAGTGTGGCGAAAAGTTCGGAATCGTTATCGAAACGCTTTAAATCGGAACCCGACGATTCGGATCTCTTCCGCAATACGATTTCTCGCTACTTCCAATCGATGACGGATGGCAGTGATGTACTGGAGACGGCAAGCGGTACGAGCAGCGAGTGTGAGGATATTTCCGAACTGGCAGGGTTCGATCGGGAGGTGTACAACGATTTGCTTAATCTGAGCCGAATGTATGTTTTCGGGGACCAAACCGAGACGGAGGCGGATCAGAAGCTGCAGAAGTACGTGCAGAAGATATGCGCACTGCGTGTTCAGCCGGTGGCCGGCGGAAGGAATGGTTCCAGTGCGCGAATCTCGAATCGACTGCGCTCCCAAGCGCTGCGAAACTCTTTCCTCAAGTTTGAAATGGAACTGGGGATTAAACAGCCGAAAGTGGAGTCCATTGCGGCTTCCCTTCCGGTCACTCCCAAGGTGAAGAAAGAAAGGAAATCGTTGGAGGAGTTATTTATATTTAGCTTGGAGAAAAATTATCTGCTTAAGGGTGTTCCCAAGGGATTCGTTTGTACGATTTGCTGCAAGCCGAACGATGTGGTGAAGTGTACAAAGTGTCAAAACCATTTCCATCCAG CCTGTAACGCTGCACCATCGCAGCTAGAACCAACCGATGGAGCCGATACACCTCCCGATAGCAAAGCCTTCATGTGTTCAGGCTGCACCCAGAAGATACCCGCTAGATGCTTCGTTTGTCACGACCAAGAGAACGCACTCAAGGATGAGCGCAAGCATCGCTGCACGGTGAACGGGTGTGGGAAATACTACCATATTCCCTGCCTGCGGTTGTTCCCACAGCACAAACTTACCAGTACTCCAAATTCCAGTACCCTGTTCTGTCCGTACCACTCGTGTCATACCTGTGTTTCGGACGATCCCCGGACGAACGCAACCACGACCAAGGGCCAGCTGATACGTTGCCTGAAGTGCCCCTCGTCGTATCACCCCGACGGGAAGTGCGTACCGGCGGGTTCGCAGCTAATAACGACCGCCATTCTCATCTGTCCGAAGCATTCGCTCGAGCAGTGCTCGCTGAACGTTAACTGGTGCTTCCTGTGCTGCAAGGGCGGAAGCCTTATTTGCTGTGAAACGTGTCCCACGGCGTTCCACTTGGACTGCCTGAAATTCATTCCGCCCGAGGGAAAATATATCTGCGAGGAGTGTGAATCCGGTCGGATGCCCCTGTACAATGAAATTGTCTGGGCAAAATATTCGAACTTCCGGTTCTGGCCGGCGCTAACCGTTCCCCCACCGGAGATCCCAGATTTTGCCCTGCGAAGACAGCACGAACCGTCGGACATTTGTATCATATTCTTCGGTTCGCATGATTACGGCTGGATCAATCGAAGGAGGATCTATCTGTATCAGGAGGGTGATTCGGATAGCGTGTCGGAGCGAAAGAAGGGTGGTATACTGGACAAGTATAACGAGGCTCTACGTGAGGCGAAGGTTGTGAGTCAGATGCTGCAGGCGAAGAAGGCGGGCGAACATGCGGAGCTGGGTGACAGTTCGTTCCGGCCGCCGATGTATGTGAAAATTAAGAGCAACAAATATGTGCCCCCACTTAGACCGCAAGCTTTTGGTAAAGGAGATGAG GACACAATGTGCGAATGCAAACCAACGGACGACGAACCTTGCGGACTGTACTCCAACTGTATCAACCGGGCGCTGCTAATTGAGTGCAATCCGAAGGTTTGCCCGGCGGGACCAAACTGCCAGAATCAGTGCTTTGAGAAAAAACAGTATCCCTCGCTGATTGCAAAACGAATACCCCAGAAAGGCTGGGGCCTCGTTACCCTGGAAGACATCCGTCAGGGTCAGTTTGTGATCGAGTACGTGGGCGAAGTGATAAACAACGCTGAGCTGGCGAGACGATTGCAGCAAAAGCAGGACCAAAAGGATGAAAACTATTACTTCCTGACGGTTGATTCCGAGCTAACGATCGATGCGGGTCCGAAAGGAAACCTTGCCCGATTTATCAACCACTCGTGCGAACCAAATTGCGAAACAATGTTGTGGAGAGTTGGAGGAGCTCAAGCGGTTGGTCTTTTCGCTATTAAAGACGTCAAGGCG GGCGAAGAGCTTACATTCAACTACAACTTCGAAAGCAAGGGAAACAAGAAGAAAATCTGCCATTGCGGTGCGACCAAGTGTTCCGGTTTCATCGGGAAGAAGTATCGTCCCCCGGTAGAGGACGAATTAAGCGCTGTCGGGCCAAAAGGTCGAAAAGGAGCGAAGAATGTCACGAAATCTATCAAACGTCGAAGACACAGCCTCCACCCTTCGGCACTGTTTGGTAAGAAGCGAAAAATCGACAGTTCACCGCAACTGTCGATTGATGTCGTGAAGAAGGAAGAGATTTCGTCCCAAAGACGCAACAGCAGTGGGGATGTAACTATGCAGCCTGTTGTCGCCACTGAATCCCCTATTGTCAAGCAGGAATGCTTGGAGGAGACAGTTGAATTGAAGACGGAACCGCCACAGGAAGAAGCACCTGCTACAGCATCTAGTTCGTAA
- the LOC129776044 gene encoding beclin-1-like protein produces the protein MNDAKENVSFSCQRCLQPIHIDDFFAALGEHTQAELALPINPHVEVDIESQLTSMDHFVPPFRLTECSGADSHGFMLLTDGPDRELFGNTLRIKAELFDTLSDNSEIDHPLCDECTDTLLELMDKQLKMAEDEWNDYNNYLKKLEMTDDVPNIDQLEKELVDLKREEERLLQELGELTREEDAIKLVVKEQEAEKQRLENEEEKYWREYTKHRRDVITMEDEFRSLECQMSYAQAQLDKLKKTNVFNVTFHIWHSGHFGTINNFRLGRLPSAPVDWSEINAAWGQTCLLLSALARKMNFTFKNYRLVPYGNHSHIEVLADGKELPLYGSGGFRFFWDTKFDAAMVAFLDCLQQFKEEVVKMDPGFCLPYRMEKGKIEDSATGNSLSIKIQFNSEEQWTKALKFLLTNLKWGLTWVSSQFTDEKH, from the exons ATGAATGACGCAAAAGAAAATGTTAGTTTCTCCTGCCAGAGATGTCTGCAGCCGATCCACATCGACGATTTTTTTGCGGCCCTGGGAGAGCACACGCAAGCGGAGCTAGCAC TCCCCATCAATCCCCACGTCGAGGTAGACATCGAATCGCAACTGACAAGTATGGACCATTTTGTGCCGCCCTTCCGCTTAACGGAGTGTAGCGGAGCCGACTCGCATGGATTTATGTTGCTTACCGATGGACCGGATCGCGAGCTTTTTGGTAACACTCTTCGCATCAAAGCCGAGCTGTTCGATACTCTCTCGGACAATTCGGAGATCGATCATCCGCTGTGCGACGAATGCACCGATACGTTGCTGGAGCTGATGGACAAACAGCTGAAGATGGCCGAGGACGAGTGGAACGATTATAATAACTATTTAAAGAAACTGGAAATGACGGATGACGTCCCCAACATTGATCAGCTGGAGAAGGAATTGGTAGATCTGAAGCGGGAGGAAGAGCGCTTGCTGCAAGAGCTAGGGGAGCTTACTAGAGAGGAGGACGCAATCAAACTGGTTGTGAAGGAACAAGAAGCGGAAAAGCAGCGGCTTGAaaatgaggaagaaaaatattgGCGAGAATACACGAAACACCGACGGGATGTCATCACTATGGAGGATGAATTTCGCTCGTTGGAGTGCCAAATGTCCTATGCCCAAGCACAGCTGGATAAGCTGAAGAAAACGAATGTGTTCAATGTCACTTTCCATATCTGGCACTCGGGACACTTCGGGACGATCAACAATTTTCGCCTGGGACGGTTGCCGTCAGCTCCTGTTGATTGGTCTGAGATAAATGCTGCTTGGGGTCAGACCTGCTTGCTGCTGTCCGCATTGGCGCGAAAGATGAATTTCACCTTCAAAAACTATCGGTTGGTACCGTATGGCAATCACTCGCACATTGAAGTACTCGCCGATGGGAAAGAGCTTCCACTCTATGGGAGTGGAGGATTTCGGTTCTTCTGGGATACCAAGTTCGATGCGGCGATGGTGGCATTCCTTGATTGCCTGCAGCAATTCAAGGAGGAGGTTGTCAAGATGGATCCAGGCTTTTGCTTGCCCTATCGAATGGAGAAAGGCAAGATTGAGGATTCCGCAACGGGAAACAGTTTAAGTATAAA AATTCAATTCAACTCGGAAGAACAATGGACCAAAGCGCTGAAATTTCTGTTGACAAATCTCAAGTGGGGACTAACGTGGGTGTCGTCGCAGTTCACCGATGAGAAGCATTAG
- the LOC129775237 gene encoding uncharacterized protein LOC129775237, with amino-acid sequence MSLKTRGIVFATFFGSCLIVGLTVAALTTDNWIQSGAKRTNSTESQGRIHFGLFSGQKHLNVAYGWRRHDIDVLAVLRDEPDVMSYWLWLGTAIGTGLGALGGAVGAIASVLKSSSASKKTGTMLVLFVSNFLSGISQTLSFICWLFQFVQYLKHNVLLAEDRNNNWYSTELAALGTSFYFVVAGIVVVVVNITLLVIAVTLEKREREQVLETPTDEKTQGAIMLY; translated from the exons ATGAGCCTGAAGACTCGGGGAATCGTATTTGCCACCTTCTTCGGCAGCTGCCTCATAGTGGGTCTCACGGTGGCAGCACTGACCACCGACAATTGGATTCAATCGGGCGCCAAGCGCACCAACTCAACGGAATCTCAAGGACGCATCCACTTTGGGCTGTTCAGCGGCCAAAAGCATTTGAACGTTGCGTACGGCTGGCGCAGACACGATATCGATG TACTTGCTGTGCTGCGGGACGAACCGGATGTGATGAGCTACTGGCTGTGGCTGGGGACGGCCATTGGCACGGGCTTGGGAGCGCTGGGTGGAGCTGTTGGCGCTATAGCGTCCGTGCTCAAATCGTCCTCGGCATCTAAGAAAACAGGAACAATGTTAGTACTGTTTGTCAGTAACTTCTTGTCCGGAATTTCCCAAACGCTGTCGTTCATCTGCTGGCTGTTTCAGTTTGTACAATATCTCAAGCACAATGTGCTGCTTGCTGAGGATCGAAACAACAATTGGTACAGCACGGAACTGGCCGCGCTCGGTACAAGCTTTTATTTCGTCGTTGCCGGTATCGTGGTGGTGGTGGTCAACATAACCCTTCTGGTGATAGCGGTGACGCTAGAAAAACGTGAACGAGAACAGGTGCTAGAGACACCCACCGACGAGAAGACGCAGGGAGCGATCATGTTGTATTAG